A genomic segment from Deltaproteobacteria bacterium encodes:
- a CDS encoding DUF362 domain-containing protein translates to MSKAKVAVLRVSPDTILDDVDRLCELADIRRALDASAQTILKDNISWHYPFPAANTTPWQLEGTIRALRARGFDDLVCVQNKTVVTDAFKGEDLNGYVPIFEAYGVPVRYNFKPEDMTWSAYRPRAKMNVLDRIFPDGILIPDDFHGRNVVHLPTVKCHIYTTTTGAMKNAFGGLLNTKRHYTHSWIHETLVDLLAIQKEIHTGLFAVMDGTTAGDGPGPRTMRPHVKNVMLASADQVAIDAVAAAMMGFDPMDIGYIRLADEQGLGHGRRDQIEVVGDVDAADERWGFSVGDNGASLVGDLLWFGPLKRIQKLFFHTPLVNVFVMGSEVYHDYYRWPLKDRRVFEAWKRDTAWGQLFDYYRAHGTLRAHDRAA, encoded by the coding sequence ATGTCGAAAGCCAAGGTGGCGGTGCTGCGCGTGTCTCCCGACACGATCCTCGACGATGTCGACCGACTGTGCGAGCTGGCGGACATCCGACGAGCGCTCGATGCGTCGGCGCAAACCATCCTCAAAGACAACATCTCGTGGCACTACCCGTTCCCGGCGGCCAACACGACCCCGTGGCAGCTCGAGGGGACGATTCGCGCGCTGCGCGCGCGGGGCTTCGACGATCTCGTCTGCGTTCAAAACAAGACCGTCGTCACAGACGCGTTCAAGGGCGAAGACCTCAACGGCTACGTCCCGATCTTCGAGGCCTACGGCGTGCCCGTCCGCTATAACTTCAAGCCCGAGGACATGACGTGGTCCGCGTATCGGCCGCGCGCGAAGATGAACGTGCTCGACCGCATCTTCCCCGACGGCATTCTGATCCCGGACGATTTCCACGGCCGCAATGTCGTCCACCTGCCGACCGTCAAGTGCCACATCTACACGACGACGACCGGCGCCATGAAAAACGCCTTCGGCGGGCTGTTGAACACCAAGCGCCATTACACGCACTCGTGGATCCACGAGACGCTCGTCGACCTGCTCGCGATCCAAAAGGAGATTCACACCGGCCTGTTCGCAGTGATGGACGGGACGACCGCCGGCGACGGCCCCGGTCCGCGCACGATGCGCCCCCACGTGAAAAACGTGATGCTCGCGTCGGCCGACCAGGTCGCGATCGACGCGGTCGCGGCGGCGATGATGGGATTCGATCCGATGGACATCGGCTACATCCGGCTGGCCGACGAGCAAGGGCTCGGGCACGGCCGCCGCGATCAGATCGAGGTGGTCGGCGACGTCGATGCGGCCGACGAGAGGTGGGGCTTCTCGGTGGGCGACAACGGCGCGTCGCTCGTCGGCGACCTGCTGTGGTTCGGCCCGCTCAAGCGCATCCAGAAGCTGTTCTTCCACACGCCGCTGGTGAACGTGTTCGTGATGGGCAGCGAGGTCTACCACGACTACTACCGGTGGCCGCTGAAGGACCGCCGGGTGTTCGAGGCGTGGAAGCGCGATACGGCGTGGGGACAGCTGTTCGACTACTACCGGGCGCACGGCACCCTGCGAGCGCACGATCGCGCCGCGTAG